A part of Desulfobacterales bacterium genomic DNA contains:
- a CDS encoding response regulator — translation MVDTEQGPGKTKIMIVGDVPQVLSVLTEMLERSDFAVVGYANLTAALAAAGVDQPDLILLDILTPGIEDCQICERLKQVPRLRDVPVIFISGLNITESKIKAFHLGGVDYITKPFHFEEVEARVRTHVKLHLLQKRLVARNVREEEMRQLLSAQQEAIIALARLAQAREEDTGRRLERIREYCRLLAEALRRDSQYSAHISADFIACMQQACPLHDIGKATIPDSILLKPGKLTPAEFEVIKTHTDTGAANLEDVCNNYPQNTVMGMGIEIALHHHEWWDGSGYPTGLAGVNIPLSARIMALADCYDALRSDRCYRRGFAHEPAKTMIMQENGTHFDPEICKAFLALERDFEKVMERMG, via the coding sequence ATGGTTGATACGGAACAAGGGCCCGGTAAAACAAAAATCATGATTGTGGGCGATGTTCCGCAGGTTCTTTCCGTGCTTACCGAGATGCTGGAGAGAAGCGATTTCGCGGTTGTCGGATACGCCAACCTCACGGCGGCCCTTGCCGCGGCTGGAGTCGACCAGCCGGATCTTATCCTGCTGGACATTCTCACGCCCGGGATAGAGGACTGTCAGATCTGCGAACGGCTCAAGCAGGTCCCCAGGCTCAGGGACGTACCGGTTATCTTTATCAGTGGTCTGAACATCACGGAAAGCAAGATCAAGGCCTTTCATCTGGGGGGGGTGGATTATATCACCAAACCGTTTCATTTCGAGGAGGTGGAGGCGCGGGTCCGGACACACGTCAAACTGCACCTGCTTCAGAAGAGACTGGTCGCCCGGAATGTCAGGGAAGAAGAGATGCGGCAACTGTTGTCGGCGCAGCAGGAGGCGATTATTGCCCTTGCCAGGCTGGCCCAGGCCCGGGAGGAGGATACGGGCAGGCGTCTGGAGCGGATACGGGAATACTGCCGGCTGCTGGCCGAGGCTCTCCGGCGGGATTCGCAATATTCAGCGCATATTTCAGCGGACTTCATTGCCTGCATGCAGCAGGCCTGCCCCCTTCACGACATCGGCAAGGCTACCATCCCGGACAGCATCCTGTTAAAGCCCGGCAAACTGACCCCGGCCGAGTTCGAGGTGATTAAGACCCATACTGATACCGGCGCGGCCAATCTGGAGGATGTTTGTAACAACTATCCCCAGAATACCGTTATGGGGATGGGTATAGAAATTGCATTGCACCACCATGAATGGTGGGATGGTTCCGGTTATCCCACTGGTCTCGCTGGTGTCAATATCCCGCTCTCGGCGCGGATTATGGCCCTGGCTGACTGTTACGATGCGCTTCGTTCGGACCGTTGTTACCGGCGGGGGTTTGCCCACGAACCGGCGAAAACAATGATTATGCAGGAGAATGGGACCCATTTTGATCCGGAAATCTGCAAGGCGTTTCTGGCCCTTGAGCGAGACTTTGAAAAGGTAATGGAGAGGATGGGATGA
- a CDS encoding helix-turn-helix domain-containing protein, which translates to MKLLGQRLKEARLARNESQELFAQRLGLTRQSYSRMEKGSPQTLIGNWLAASSILGRLDDWKDVLAEKEDLFAKFEKKSSKRQRAGGKRKKKI; encoded by the coding sequence TTGAAACTGCTCGGCCAGCGTTTGAAAGAGGCGCGCCTGGCCCGGAACGAAAGCCAGGAATTGTTCGCCCAGCGGCTCGGACTGACGCGCCAGTCATACAGCCGGATGGAAAAGGGCTCCCCGCAGACCCTGATCGGCAACTGGCTGGCCGCCAGCAGCATCCTCGGCAGGCTTGACGATTGGAAAGATGTGCTGGCCGAAAAAGAAGACCTGTTTGCAAAGTTTGAGAAAAAGAGCAGTAAGCGGCAACGGGCCGGTGGCAAACGAAAGAAGAAGATATGA